A region from the Prochlorococcus sp. MIT 0603 genome encodes:
- a CDS encoding 2Fe-2S iron-sulfur cluster-binding protein — protein MPTIRFVREGRDVTCQKGENLREVILREGITLYGLKGVLGNCGGYGQCITCFVSIEGAKKGALSPLSDIEKEKLSNRPSNWRLSCQALVQSSVVVFTKPQSPPGNMQALIQEALSKDLPT, from the coding sequence ATGCCAACTATCCGTTTCGTTAGGGAAGGAAGAGATGTAACTTGTCAAAAAGGCGAAAATCTTCGAGAAGTTATCTTGCGGGAAGGTATTACTCTTTATGGACTTAAAGGCGTATTGGGAAATTGTGGGGGCTATGGGCAATGCATAACTTGCTTTGTTTCTATTGAAGGAGCGAAAAAGGGAGCATTGTCACCTCTTTCAGATATAGAGAAAGAGAAATTAAGTAATCGTCCGTCTAATTGGAGACTTTCTTGCCAAGCGCTCGTTCAATCTTCAGTTGTTGTATTTACGAAACCTCAATCTCCTCCAGGAAATATGCAGGCTTTGATCCAGGAAGCACTATCTAAGGACCTTCCAACTTGA
- the psbM gene encoding photosystem II reaction center protein PsbM — protein METTNFGFIISLLFVGVPTIFLVGLYISTNDGEKSSFFSDSGKGKLGPKN, from the coding sequence ATGGAAACCACCAATTTCGGTTTTATTATCAGCTTGCTTTTCGTTGGAGTTCCAACGATCTTCTTAGTAGGTCTATATATCTCCACTAATGATGGAGAAAAATCAAGCTTCTTCTCTGATTCAGGTAAAGGCAAGCTTGGTCCAAAAAACTAA